A window from Salvia miltiorrhiza cultivar Shanhuang (shh) chromosome 2, IMPLAD_Smil_shh, whole genome shotgun sequence encodes these proteins:
- the LOC131013605 gene encoding cytochrome P450 710A11-like — MEVTWSWISPYFPHIISIVALLLLLEQLSYLRKKRFLPGPPLVLPFVGNAISLVADPTKFWNRQSAYAKSTSLGISGNYIIGRYILYVYSSDLSHKIFANVRPDAFHLVGHPFGKKLFGEHNLIYMFGQDHKDLRRQIAPNFTPKALLIYTDIQHRIILQHLARWLRSSPAESLSLRILCRDMNLETSQTVFVGPYLDEAARRRFNVDYNFFNVGLMKLPIDLPGFAFRNARLAVGRLIETLADCAAASERRMAAGEEEPSCLIDFWMQENLRLAAEKPFECSHREIGGHLFDFLFAAQDASTSSLLWAVALLDSHPRVVARVRDEVSQHWSPESGAVIGGDQLREMKYTEAVAREVVRIRAPATMVPHIAGVDFPLTENYTVPKGTIVFPSVFDSSFQGFTEPEKFDPDRFMEDRQEDRVYKKNFLAFGSGAHQCVGQRYAINHLMLFIAMFTALIDFKRDRSDGCDEITYVPTIVPKDDCRVFLSPRYSGFPAL; from the coding sequence atggaggtgACCTGGAGCTGGATAAGCCCCTACTTCCCTCACATAATCTCCATTGTcgctctcctcctcctcctcgagCAACTCTCCTACCTCAGAAAGAAGCGCTTCCTCCCCGGCCCGCCTCTCGTCCTCCCCTTCGTCGGCAACGCCATCTCCCTCGTCGCCGATCCCACCAAATTCTGGAACCGCCAATCCGCCTACGCTAAATCCACCTCGCTCGGGATCTCCGGCAACTACATCATCGGCCGCTACATCCTCTACGTCTACAGCTCTGACCTCTCGCACAAGATCTTCGCCAATGTCCGCCCCGACGCCTTCCACCTCGTCGGCCAccccttcgggaaaaagctcttcGGCGAGCACAACCTCATTTACATGTTCGGCCAGGATCACAAGGATCTCCGCCGCCAAATCGCCCCCAATTTCACCCCCAAGGCGCTGCTGATTTACACCGATATTCAGCATCGGATTATTCTCCAACACCTCGCGCGCTGGTTACGCAGCTCGCCGGCGGAATCGCTGTCGCTCCGGATTTTATGCCGCGACATGAATCTGGAGACGTCGCAGACGGTTTTCGTAGGACCGTATCTCGACgaggcggcgcggcggcggTTTAATGTGGATTATAACTTTTTCAACGTTGGATTGATGAAGCTCCCGATCGATCTCCCAGGATTCGCCTTCCGCAACGCGCGGCTGGCGGTTGGGAGGTTAATCGAAACGCTCGCCGACTGCGCCGCGGCGAGCGAGAGGCGGATGGCAGCAGGTGAGGAGGAGCCGTCGTGCCTGATCGATTTCTGGATGCAGGAGAATCTCCGGTTAGCGGCGGAGAAGCCGTTCGAGTGCAGCCACCGCGAAATCGGAGGCCACCTCTTCGATTTCCTCTTCGCCGCGCAGGACGCCTCCACGTCGTCGCTGCTGTGGGCGGTGGCGCTGCTCGATTCACATCCGCGAGTCGTCGCGCGAGTGAGGGACGAGGTATCGCAGCACTGGTCGCCGGAGAGCGGCGCCGTCATCGGCGGCGATCAGCTCCGCGAGATGAAGTACACGGAGGCGGTGGCGCGCGAGGTCGTGAGGATCAGAGCGCCGGCGACGATGGTGCCGCATATCGCCGGCGTGGACTTCCCGTTGACTGAGAATTACACTGTGCCGAAGGGCACAATCGTCTTTCCATCTGTCTTCGATTCTTCTTTTCAAGGATTCACTGAACCGGAGAAGTTCGACCCGGACCGGTTCATGGAGGACCGGCAGGAGGACCGGGTTTACAAAAAGAACTTTCTAGCCTTCGGGTCCGGGGCCCACCAGTGCGTGGGCCAGAGGTATGCCATAAATCATCTGATGCTATTCATCGCCATGTTCACCGCTCTGATCGATTTTAAACGAGATAGATCCGACGGCTGTGATGAGATCACGTACGTTCCGACGATCGTGCCGAAAGACGATTGCAGGGTTTTTCTGTCGCCGCGATACAGCGGATTCCCGGCGTTGTAG